One region of Cuculus canorus isolate bCucCan1 chromosome 6, bCucCan1.pri, whole genome shotgun sequence genomic DNA includes:
- the TWIST2 gene encoding twist-related protein 2 translates to MEESSSSPVSPVDSLGTSEEELERQPKRFGRKRRYSKKSSEDGSPNPGKRGKKSSPSSQSYEELQSQRILANVRERQRTQSLNEAFAALRKIIPTLPSDKLSKIQTLKLAARYIDFLYQVLQSDEMDSKMTSCSYVAHERLSYAFSVWRMEGAWSMSASH, encoded by the coding sequence ATGGAAGAAAGCTCCAGTTCTCCTGTTTCCCCTGTGGATAGTTTGGGGACCAGTgaagaggagctggaaaggCAGCCAAAGAGATTTGGCAGGAAGAGAAGATACAGTAAGAAGTCCAGCGAAGATGGCAGCCCCAACCCAGgcaagagggggaaaaaatccagtCCCAGCTCCCAATCTTATGAAGAACTGCAGAGCCAGAGGATCCTGGCCAATGtcagagagaggcagaggacTCAGTCGCTCAACGAAGCTTTTGCCGCCTTGAGGAAAATCATCCCCACTTTGCCCTCTGACAAACTCAGTAAAATCCAGACTCTCAAGCTGGCGGCTCGGTATATAGACTTCCTCTACCAGGTGCTACAGAGCGACGAGATGGACAGTAAGATGACGAGCTGCAGTTACGTGGCTCACGAGAGGCTGAGTTATGCCTTCTCCGTatggaggatggagggagcGTGGTCCATGTCGGCCTCCCACTAG